The Dreissena polymorpha isolate Duluth1 chromosome 2, UMN_Dpol_1.0, whole genome shotgun sequence nucleotide sequence taacgatactttgcgcacatgcttatctttaacgatactttacgcaaatgcttATCTTTAACGATACTTTGCGCACATGCTTATCTttaacgatactttacgcacatgtttgaAGCTCTGTTTTACCAGAGCGTGGCTGAAATGATAAATTTTTAAGGTGaccaaattatttcaaaatgttaaatacaTGCAACCATGTAGCAATAAAGAtggttaaaaagaaaaaaatgtttcaaaatttcaACTGCATGCTGTTTAGTGGTAATAAAGATGGCTAAAGTTATCTTACATGTTTAACTGCATTCAGTTTTGTGGCAGTACAGATGCTTATGGTGgccatttaattaaaaacctttaacTGCAGGCAGTTGTATTGCAATAAAAGTGGCATAAGTTGAATCTTTACATGAAAGTAAGACTTTTTCTTTGAGTACAACCATCagctttaaaacaaaaacataagatGATATTATTTTTGCGTATATATGAACagttttttgaaattttatttcctACGTATAcgtcaattttatttcaatcgcGAACCAGTTGAAATGGTTTCTACAGCTTTatgatttaatataaagaaactCGCGATGTCGTTTATAATTGTGGTTGACATTTTCCACAACCTTAATACTGCTACTGCATGTACATCGCGTGGCTGTTTTTTAGGTTAAGGTCAAATGACTTGACGACATGTAGGCAATTTACCTCGCTTAAATATGTTTGGGTATTTTACAACGATGTTGAACAAAAATCTTACGTTTTTGAGTGTTTTTAACTttaagattatttaaatttaatgcaatgtgaataaatgtgaaaatatgtCTCAAATGAAACCGGCGACATTGCTTAGTAGTTTTCTTTAATAATGTTGACTGAACTCGAACAAACCGATGTTTGTAAGTGTTTTCTGAAGAACTTTGTATGGGTGATAACACTTGTCTGTGACTTAAACTCAATATGGCAGCAAACACGACTGGACAAAAAAATGAACATGGTGATTTAAATTCATACAAAACAAAAGTTTGTTGTTTTGAGGAAAATCCAGTAGAAGATTGCCTTTATATTCCAGTTAGTAGAACGAGTGCCAAAGGAGGAGTACAGAGGAGTTTCTTATAAACTCAAACACTATCGGCCGGGATACAATTTTGAATCATGCCTGATGTAAGGATACACATTAAGTCATTTGAAAATGACAGTCATCTTTGTTTTTAGTATTTTGCTTTCATTACACAATAGGTTCAGTTTGAACAAAAAACTATGGCGTGTGTAAATTTAgaatcattattaaattttaatagaTGTATATTGCGATTTTTGTATTACTTTTGCATGAATTGTTGCGGGCTACTTTGCGTCTCTAACCCACaagtgaaaaataaattttatacaaTTCTTAGCGAGGTTCGATTAAGTTATTTCAATATGTTTTGACTATTGCATttaataatgcaaagctaatatTTTGATTGTCTCAcgaaaaatgtgttttcatattGTAGGATAATTAGAATACCGTGATAGTGTCATTGAATTTATCCTACTTGTCTCAGAAGCTTCGTCATGTTAACCTGTCTTCAACTATTCGGGTAAATTAAAGTACACAAGGACACTAACATGGTATTCtatatgaaaatatatacatGCCCGTGTTTATATTCCTGACGGCATATTATTATAGACGTGTGTTAAAAGCAAGCACGTTTTTCAACCCGTTAACCTATATTGATTCATTGAAGAGAAAGTAATGCTCAGTCGGTTTATAAATTAAGATAGAGGTCTATTAATGTAGTATTATAAACCCTTGTCCCAAATAAGAGCAGTCATTTTCAAGTAAATGTATTGGCACACGAGGTTGATATCAGTTTTCATAGATCTCGACATAATAGTCATTTTACGAATAATTATCTCATATTTTTAgatgattataaaataaataatatatcacCATATTATCCCTTGTGTCTCAATGAAGTCTTCTATATTCTGCCTCTTAATTGCATACCCAAAACCACTTATGAACAACGGGTTGTCCAACCAGCTTGAATTCGCAGAGCGGCGCTGCGTTGTACCACAGACAGAACACCGAAAATCTGGTATATCGAAATCCTGCTTCAATCTACCACTAAGCATCAACTACCAATAAATATTCTTGTCAGAAACTTGCGCGTTTTCAATTGCGTATAATCACGCATAGCGCTGCCTCAAACAGTGCTGCGAAGCCGATCGCGTTGAAACCGAACATTTTACTGCACTCTCAAATCTTAccataaaatatatgttatatctGCAACAAGCGGTTATTGCTGCACATGTTATTGCAGAATACATtccaaaacaatatatatttttattagcaATATTCTAGTATTTATTACATTGACAATGATACACATGTTTAACATCCACTAAGTAACACTATTTGAGGTTTGAACAGTTGCTTTCAATCTATTCAGTACAAAATGGCCACACAATTAACAAAAACTATTTCGATTTATTGGCTAACAATGTCTTTTTCATTGATTAAGTCTCGATTAATtgattaaatgtgtatatttagtTATCATGTTTTGAATATTCAGTATAACAGTTGTACCACAGAGGCGTGAGTTGAATAAACCTTTAGAAGACCACTTTACAACCACCACTTACTCTAGAAAAAAGGGCTTAAAGCctcacaccttgaaatgaaatacatgtttatcaatacatatagatgcaatttgaaagtgtgcaaaattgtaattaaatatataacctagttagcaagtaatttattatttttttaaattttaaaaccgaaagtaagatttttatacgtataagtccatttcgacaaacgcgattatttttaagttttaaggcgcaaaaagacggatgtctaccttgtaaacaccagatatattctaattggcatagatataattaaatctatagcctagtttgcaagtaatttattattatttttaattttaaaaccgaaagtaggatttctatacgtatacgtcgaTTTCgaaaaacgcgattatttttaagttttaaagcacaaaaaagacGGATTACTACCTTATAACCACCAGATATGATtaaattggcatagataaaatatgattcttattcatacttaaatttactatgccaaataagttgtgtggctttaatgcatttgcgtaaatcgTCTTCCCAGATTATCCTTTTCAGTCCACACATGCTTGCCAGTGACAACCCATAACGCTTTTATATGATATTTCGATTAAAAAAGTCTCTACTTTGCAAAAAATGAGTTTTGGCAAAAAGTGTTGTGtcgtattagcctgtgcgactgCAAAGGCCAATCTGGAACGAccctttacccacatgcatacaTAAACCCCGCATACATATTGTAAAGATTAACATTCCAAAAAGTAATTTTAAGAGCGAGTCAAAAATGACATATCTGGAGTGGTTAAAACGTTTTTCGCAGGTTCCACTTTATTTCCTAGATTTCGGACGCACTTGACCCATATTTGAAATTGTTCTAgacattttaaagataaacattatgaacatgtttcatcaagattgataaTGAATATTTCCTCGCGAGTGggaacaagttttttttttagatatgaCCTCGTGCTCTTGTTCTTTTCACACTTGACCTATATAAAAACTATGGCTTGATAATGCCAAAACAAAAATTtaacacataacattaatattAACTCATGAATTAGGCCAGTATAGTTTGTTACAAATTAGtttaaagatttgacctggtgacaaaGTTATTTATGCAAGATTCAAACTCAACCTGGAAAATGTAAAAATACACCTTCTGTcgaagtttcatcaatattgataCCATTATGTATTTCTTCGAGACTGTTTTCCTAAGAGTAGACATAATgccatattttttaaatgcatgtgaCACAGATTAGAACTGGGTGTAGGAAATGTCATAATCAATATTATGGTACATTAAAGAttgagcaataaatgtggccgtTAGAGTGGAAGTTTTATTATACAATCGGCCCTGGTGAAAACTTGTCTTGATTCTAATTGGCGTAcaaattgtcaagataaacaatatgaaaaagttgcatcaatattaagtaaaaatgtGTTGTCTTAAGAGTGGCAACAATATGTTTCTAAGAACTGTGTTGCTGAAAGCACGTGCACAAGACTCAAACTCTTTAAAGtaattgtccagataaacattctgacaaagtttcatcaataatGGATAAAAACCGAAACCACTTCAGTAATATCTTAGCTGAAAGTTGAAGACAATGCACATTGGGCATGAGATAATCACGAAGTGCTCAAGGTTATGAACtcttgatattgatataaaatctgCATGTTTGACTTTTCCATCGTTTAAATACAGATTGTTCTGtataaataaccaataatatgCATAGGGGGTCTATAGTTAATCGGTAGACGTAATCCTTCTCAAGGTGCGTGTTATCTTGTCTTAACAAACCTTTCAACTATAACAGAAACAGTACAAATAACAAGGAACAAAACATCTTTTAATACGAAACAATCGTTTATGTAAACAATAACTTATAGTTTACAATTATTTCAACACTTCAGATCCTGTTATCTTGTTTGAACGATCGTTCCAACTAAATCAGAACAGTACACCTAAGAAGAAACACAAACAACTTCTTACACGGAATATCGtttatgtaaacaataatttatagtTTAAATTATTTCAACACTTATTTCAACAGATTCTGCTACACGCTACACAAAAACCTTTGGCTATAAAATGTGcatacactatatatatatatatatatatatatatatatatatatatatatatatatatatatatatatatatatatatatatatatatatatatatatatatatatatgtgtgtgtgtgtgggtgtgcgtgtgtgtgtgtgtttataatcACTAGCAGTTGGAGAATTTTACCATTTCATTATGAGGAGTATGCAAATACCTATTTTATATAACTGTATTACAAATCCTCAAGTGAGGTAAACATATCACTTCAATGACTTTTAAACTATACAGCTAAATAATAGCAACACAAAGCCCACAACCAGTTGGAAATTTAAagaatacattattatttaaaataataactactactacttcctttTGCGCAAGCAGCGTTTCACGTGGTTAATCTTTTATGATTGTTTAAAAACAGTCCAAACTGTTACATTTAATATCCACCAAATTAACTGTCCTCAGCTGTGAAAGTCCGCGAAAGGCTTTCGGTTGAAGCGTGATTCCTTCACCACGAAGATCAATAGTCTCCAGATTGCGACATGATGATATGTCAAACCCTTCACACTCACATCCCTCTAACTTTAATATCTTCAGCTGTTCAAGTCCATAAAAAGCATTGGATTTAAGTACGATGTCTTTACTCAAAACTTCTATACATTCCAGATTATGACATGATGATAAGTGCATGCCTTTACACTCACAGCCATTCAACTTCAATGTCTTAAGTTGCCAAAGTCCATTTAAGATATTTGGCTGTAGCGTTATTCCGTTACCATAAAGATCTACTATTTCCAGATTATGACAAGATGCTAAGCCCAACTCTTTACTTTCACATCTATACAACGTTACTTTCTTCAGCTGCGCATGTCCATTCTAGGCATTCGGTTGTAGCGTGATTCGTTTCCCACGAAGATCTATTATTTCAAGATTATGACACAATGATAAGTCTAACCCTTTACACACACATTCATCCAACTTTAATTCCTCCAGTTGCGCAAGTCCATTAAAGGCATTCGGCTGTAGCGTGATTCCTTCACCACAAATATCTATTATTTCCAGATTATGACATGATGATAAGTCGAGTCCCTTACACACACATGCAGACAACGTTAATGTCTTCAGTTGCGCAAGTCTTTTAAAGGCATTCGTCTGTAGCGTGATTCCTTCACCACAAAGATCTATTATTTCCAGATTATGACATGATGATAAGTCGAGTCCTTTACACACACATCCAGACAACGTTAATGTCTTCAGTTGCGCAAGTCCATTAAAGGCATTCGGCTGTAGCGTGATTCCTTCACCACAAAGATCTATTATTTCCAGATTATGACATGATGATAAGTCTAACCCTTTACACACACATTCATCCAACATTAATTTCTCCAGTTGCGCAAGTCCATTAAAGGCATTCGGCTGTAGCGTGATTCCTTTACCACAAAGATCTATTATTTCCAGATTATGACATGATGATAAGTCGAGTCCTTTACACTCACATCCAGACAACGTGAATGTCTTCAGTTGCGCAAGTCCATTAAAGGCATTCGGCTGTAGCGTGATTCCTTCACcaggaaaatatattatttccagATTATGACATGATGAAAAGTCGAGTCCTTTACACTCACATCCAATTAACCTTAATGTCTTCAGTTGCGCAAGTCCATTTAATGCATTCGGCTGTAGCGTGATTCGATTGCCATGAAGATATATTATTTCCAGATTATGACATGATGATAAGTCTAACCCTTTACACACACATTCATCCAACTTTAATTTCTCCAGTTGCGCAAGTCCATTAAAGGCATTCGGCTGTAGCGTGATTCCTTTACCACAAAGACCTATTATTTCCAGATTATGACATGATGATAAGTCGAGTCCTTTACACTCATATCCAGACAACGTGAATGTCTTCAGTTGCGCAAGTCCATTAAAGGCATTCGGCTGTAGCGTGATTCCTTCACCACAAAGATCTATTATTTCCAGATTATGACATGATGATAAGTCGAGTCCTTTACACTCACATCGAAACAACGTTAATGTCTTCAGTTGCGCAAGTCCATTAAAGGCATTCGGCTGTAGCGTGATTCGATTGCCATGAAGATATATTATTTCCAAATTATGACATGTTGATAAGTCGAGTCCTTTACACTCACATCCAGACAACGTGAATGTCTTCAGTTGCGCAAGTCCATTAAAGGCATTAGGCTGTAGCGTGATTCGATTGCCATTAAGATCTATTATTTCCAGATTATGACATGATGATAAGTCGAGTCCTTTACACACACATCCAGACAACGTTAATGTCTTCAGTTGCGCAAGTCCATTAAAGGCATTCGGCTGTAGCGTGATTCCTTCACCACGAAGATATATTATTTCCAGATTATTACATGATGATAAGTCGAGTCCTTTACACTCACATCCAGACAACGTGAATGTCTTCAGTTGCGCAAGTCCATTAAAGGCATTCGGCTGTAGCGTGATTCGATTGCCATTAAGATCTATTATTTCCAGATTATGACATGATGATAAGTCGAGTCCTTTACACACACATTCAGACAACGTTAATGTCTTCAGTTGCGCAAGTCCATTAAAGGCATTCGGCTGTAGCGTGATTCGATTGCCATTAAGATCTATTATTTCCAGATTATGACATGATGATAAGTCGAGTCCTTTACACACACATTCAGACAACGTTAATGTCTTCAGTTGCGCAAGTCCATTAAAGGCATTTGGCTGTAGCGTGATTCCTTCACCACAAAGATCTATTATTTCCAGATTATGACATGATGATAAGTCCAACCCTTTACACTCACAGCCCTCCAACTTTATATCCTTTAGTTGCGCAAGCCCATGAAGGACGTTCGGTGGTAGTAATATGTTCCGTGAATAAAGATATATTTCAAGAAGCTTAGCGTTGGACTTGTTCATTTGCAAGATGCGAAGAAAAGCGTTGTCATCAACATCAAAATCAAATACATTGAAACGGCTGAGTTTAAGATCAATATCATTTGGATTCTGGACATTTGCTTGCGCTTCGATAAATCCCGCTATGTATAAGGACAACAAAAACTTGGTATTCATAGTGCTGTCTATAATTCGCGAAAATTCATTtgctaaaaaaatgtttaaaccgcacaaaaaaataaatacctgATTTTCAAACATCGCGTTCAAATTTTCGGCAAAAAATCTAGAAACGACAAGAAGAGTTGCACTGTTTTCTGCTATGTGAACAGCAGCTAGAAACTCCTGAacacttttatgaataaatgaacACGTGGATGTTTGATATGTTCTACTGACACATTTTCTTTCCGTTATAATACCGGTCTTAAGGGCAATGTATTTCTGTTCTTGTGTCAGGCAGTGTGACAATTGTCGATCGCTTATAACTAGGGATTGTTCccgctctgctgaaaacaacataaaaaatgctGCTTTGGCAATGGCTTGCAGATGTTCAAAATTGTGTTGAAGGTAACGTGTGTTTTGGAAGCACACGAATGGTGGCTGAACAAAAAAGCTAATCTTTTCACTCGCTTTTTTAAAAAGAGCGTCAACTAAAACAGTGTATATATCGCACCGTGACCCTGTCAATCGTGTTCCGTCGACCCAAGAACTTACAATTAGCGAGAGCAACATTGGAGACAACAATAAAGCATGTAGTTCATTTTCTGATACATATTGTTCAAACTCTTTTAATGTATTGCAGCCAAAGCTATCAAGGAGTGATTTGCACAGTTCATATGGATCACGGACACCTTTAAGTTCAAATAAGCTGTCAATTTGAGAATTCTTGATGAGTTCATCAGTCAGTTTCCATGGCCTTGTTGTAGTAAAAACTGTACACTGGCTGTAACAGGAAAGCATGATAGGCTGAGCTAGTTTCCCTTGCAGATCCTTCCACTCGTCTAACccgtcttgtaccaccaaacacaattcttgtcgcATGATTTTATTTAGCATAACATACGCGTCATTTCGTTCTGTATCAGTATAAACCATGTCGATAATCTGTTCTTTGATCATATTAGTGACATCGCGTTCACAAACAGAATCTCTCAAAGTAATTAATAATGCAAGTTTAAATTCTTGCAACGTGTTCGCGTCAACAAACGTTTCAGAAGATGTTAATTCACCTCCTTGATTACACCAGTCCAATACCAGTTTAGAAGCAAACGTTGACTTTCCCATGCCAGCTTCGCCTTGTAAAAATATGCActtgtttattttttcactttCACCCGTACATAATATTTCTTTGTAAGTTGTAATTGGAATTTCGGTTTTTTTCCCGCCGCTGCTTTCAACTACTCGGCATATTGCGGGCGCTGCATAGATCTTATTTAGGGATTCGTCGCCACTTGGCAATAATGTTGATATAGACACGTGACTCAGCTTGCGCTTGTAATGATGTTTTAATCGCCCAACAAAATCTGAAATacatatgacatattaaaaaaattataagtaGTAAAAAAGCCGATATAACAGAAGAAGTACTTGTAGTTGAAATAGCAGCAGCAATAAGAGCAgaagtactagaagtagtagtggtagtagataAATATGGAGAAGCAaaggaagaagtagtagtagcatgaGCAGTATAAATAGTATatgaagtaatagaagtagtagtagtagtagtagtagtagtagtagtagtagtagtagtaagtaggagtagtagtagtagtagtagtagtagtagtagtagtagtagtagtagtagtagtagtagtagtagaagtagtagtaatagtggtaggagaagaggtagaagtagtagtagtagtagtagttgtagtagtagtagtagtagtagtagtagtagtagtagtagtagtagtagtagtagtagtagtagtagtaagtagcagtagtagtagaagcagcagtagtagtagtaatagtagtagtaatagtagtagtagtagtagtagtagaagtagaattattagtagtagtattaggtgtagtagtagtagtagtagtagtagtagtagtagtagtagtagtagtagtagtagtagtagtagtagtagtagtagttgtagtagcagtagtaatacacgtagtagaagtagtagtagtagtagtagaaatagtaatagaagtagtagtagtaggagcaatAAGAGCAtaagtactagaagtagtagtggtagtagataAATATGGAGAAGCAaaggaagaagtagtagtagcatgaGCAGTATAAATAGTATATGAAgtgatagaagtagtagtagtagtagtagtagtagtagtagtagtagtagtagtagtagtagtagtagtagtagtagtagtagtagtaatagtggtaggagaagaggtagaagtagtagtagtagtagtagtagtagtagtagtagtagtagtagtagtagtagtagtagtagtagtagtagtaagtagtagtagtagtagcagcagcagtagaagtagtaatagtagtagtagtaatagtagtagtagtggtagaagtagaattattagaagtagtattagtattagtagtagtagaagtagtagtagtagtagtagtagtagtagttatacaagtagtagtggtagtagtagtagtagaaatagtattagaagtagtagcagtaggagtagttgtattagtagtagtagtcgaagagGTAGTTGTGgttgtagtattattattattattattattataagtagtagtagtagtagtagtagtagttggtgttgtcgcagtagtagaagtatcagtagtagaagtagtagaagtagtagtagtagtagtagtaaaagtagtagaattagtagtagtagtagtagaagtagtagtagtagtagtagtagaagtagtggtagtagtagtagtagtagtagtagtagtagtagtagtagtagtagtagtagtagtagtagtagtagaagtagtagtagtggtagtagtagaagaagtagtagtaaaagtagtagaattagtagtagtagtagtagtagtagttagtagtagaagtagtagtagtagtagtagtagtagtagtagtagtagtagtagtagtagtagtagtagtagtagtagtagtagtagtagaaaaagaagtagtagtagtaatagtagcattattagtagcagtagtagtaatacaagtagtagtagtagtagaagtagtagtagaagtagtagtagtagaagcaataTTAGTAGGagagtagttgtaatagtagtagtagaggtagtagcagtagtggtactAATAcaagtaatagtagaagaaggCGGAagagtagtggtaaaagtagtagttgaagtagtagtagttacagtagtagtagtagaagtaatagtagcagtagtagtagtagtagtagtaatagtagtagtagtagtagtagtagtagtagtagtagtagtagtagtagtagtagtagaagtagtagtagtagtagtagaaattgtagtagtagtagtagtagtagtagtagtagtagtggtagtagtagtagtagtagtagaagttgtagtagtagtagtagtagtagtagtagtagtagtagtagtagtagtagtagtagtagtagtagtagtagtagtagtagtagaagtagtagtagtagtagtagtagtagtagtagtagtagtagtagtagtagaagtagtagtggtggtagtagtagaaaaagtagaagtaaaagtagtagaattagtagtagtagtagtagtagtttaggtTGTTGTTGTACAGCAGGTGGGCAAGACATGGTAACagagtcagtatcagtacaaagGGTGCACCAGACATGGTTGTAGGTAGTCAGTGTCAGTACAACGGGTGAGTCACACGTGGTAGTAGgaagtcagtgtcagtacagcaCGTGTACCAGACATGGTAGTAGGGAGGAGTCAGTGTAGTACAACGGGTGAGTCAGACATGGTAGTAGgaagtcagtgtcagtacagcaGGTGGGCCAGACATGGTAGTAGGCAGGCAGTGTCAGTACAACAGGTGGGCCAGACATGGTAGTAGGAAGTCAGTTTCAGTACAGCAGGTGGGTAAGATATTGTAGCAGAATCAGTATCAGTACAAAGGATGTACCAAACATGGTAGAAGAGAGTTATTTACAGTACAGCAGGATGGCCAGACATGGTAGCAGagagtcagtatcagtacaatGCGTGTGTCAGGCATGGTTGTTGGATGTCAGTGTCAGTACAGCAGGTGTGCCAGACATGGTAGAagagtcagtatcagtacaaagGGTGTACCAGACACGGAAATAGGAAGTCAGTTTTAGTGCAAAGGGTGTTCCAGACATGGTAGTAGGTagtcagtgtcagta carries:
- the LOC127869070 gene encoding uncharacterized protein LOC127869070 isoform X2; protein product: MHDTPSKRHRPCPLSICEAVRDHIKNNHRFYGPSWKNTCAEQWACNHWQIGKCFMPPDGYIGVTSIRDTDYNGVISARDIGKAVRHSPSCEVTDSDLNDYFNTLETLLNDSKTLANDSNAQDAVSKLNLLRKESTISLAEMSQLLKDAHEALGKAENVTKECKSQMESYIEQLKIKLDEHAETLIKKYTKNFTEEANMFSEVRKANITEHANTCTVESKRLINEHANTCTEESKRNILEHALTCTEESKRNLTEHVNTLSQKSIQYIQGANSSKQESDYEHEVEDFVGRLKHHYKRKLSHVSISTLLPSGDESLNKIYAAPAICRVVESSGGKKTEIPITTYKEILCTGESEKINKCIFLQGEAGMGKSTFASKLVLDWCNQGGELTSSETFVDANTLQEFKLALLITLRDSVCERDVTNMIKEQIIDMVYTDTERNDAYVMLNKIMRQELCLVVQDGLDEWKDLQGKLAQPIMLSCYSQCTVFTTTRPWKLTDELIKNSQIDSLFELKGVRDPYELCKSLLDSFGCNTLKEFEQYVSENELHALLLSPMLLSLIVSSWVDGTRLTGSRCDIYTVLVDALFKKASEKISFFVQPPFVCFQNTRYLQHNFEHLQAIAKAAFFMLFSAEREQSLVISDRQLSHCLTQEQKYIALKTGIITERKCVSRTYQTSTCSFIHKSVQEFLAAVHIAENSATLLVVSRFFAENLNAMFENQVFIFLCGLNIFLANEFSRIIDSTMNTKFLLSLYIAGFIEAQANVQNPNDIDLKLSRFNVFDFDVDDNAFLRILQMNKSNAKLLEIYLYSRNILLPPNVLHGLAQLKDIKLEGCECKGLDLSSCHNLEIIDLCGEGITLQPNAFNGLAQLKTLTLSECVCKGLDLSSCHNLEIIDLNGNRITLQPNAFNGLAQLKTLTLSECVCKGLDLSSCHNLEIIDLNGNRITLQPNAFNGLAQLKTFTLSGCECKGLDLSSCNNLEIIYLRGEGITLQPNAFNGLAQLKTLTLSGCVCKGLDLSSCHNLEIIDLNGNRITLQPNAFNGLAQLKTFTLSGCECKGLDLSTCHNLEIIYLHGNRITLQPNAFNGLAQLKTLTLFRCECKGLDLSSCHNLEIIDLCGEGITLQPNAFNGLAQLKTFTLSGYECKGLDLSSCHNLEIIDLCGEGITLQPNAFNGLAQLKTLTLSGCVCKGLDLSSCHNLEIIDLCGEGITLQTNAFKRLAQLKTLTLSACVCKGLDLSSCHNLEIIDICGEGITLQPNAFNGLAQLEELKLDECVCKGLDLSLCHNLEIIDLRGKRITLQPNA